From Bacteroidota bacterium, a single genomic window includes:
- a CDS encoding T9SS type A sorting domain-containing protein has protein sequence MVLTNGSLTNLNVALVPVGAACTDVYETNNSSSTAKAIPVSIDIFALIGVSGDLDWLTFATVSPNTKLKVTLQNLPADYDLRLYSSSNALLAKSQNNGTANETIIRNATTAATYKVRVNGYNGAFNNTVCYKLRVDVSSTNFVKSMPLNEAFNKYSDEGDLQVFPNPSENDVALLFTSEMQTTGTIRVFDMLGKPVSQSNIDISEGENLTMLSLQNLTAGIYMIEVNDGAVVYKTRIIKN, from the coding sequence GTGGTTCTCACTAATGGTAGCTTAACAAATTTAAACGTAGCATTGGTACCGGTAGGTGCAGCTTGCACCGATGTATATGAAACCAACAATTCATCAAGTACTGCCAAAGCAATACCTGTAAGCATTGATATATTTGCCTTGATTGGCGTGTCTGGCGATTTAGATTGGTTAACATTTGCTACTGTTTCACCCAATACAAAATTAAAAGTTACGCTTCAGAATTTGCCTGCAGATTACGATTTACGTCTGTATAGCAGCAGCAATGCGCTGTTGGCTAAATCACAGAACAACGGCACGGCCAATGAAACTATCATCCGTAATGCTACTACAGCTGCTACCTATAAGGTACGTGTAAATGGATATAATGGAGCGTTCAATAATACTGTTTGCTACAAACTGCGTGTGGACGTAAGCAGTACAAACTTTGTAAAATCAATGCCTTTAAATGAAGCGTTTAATAAATATAGTGATGAGGGTGATTTGCAAGTTTTCCCTAATCCATCAGAAAATGACGTTGCCTTGTTATTCACTAGCGAAATGCAGACTACCGGCACCATTCGCGTATTTGATATGCTTGGAAAGCCTGTTAGCCAATCTAACATTGACATTAGTGAAGGAGAAAATCTTACGATGCTCTCGCTGCAAAATCTAACTGCAGGCATTTATATGATAGAGGTGAATGATGGTGCTGTAGTTTATAAAACCAGAATTATTAAAAATTAA
- a CDS encoding T9SS type A sorting domain-containing protein: MQTGLTAGTWTLTITDAMGCMTIGSVTISQPSAPLALSGVVTNVGCNGGNTGAVNLTISGGTAGYTVLWSTGATTEDISGLSAGTYTVTVTDANGCTVSTNTTYTVGQSAAIALSLATNNVSCNGGGNGSITATATGGSGAYSYSWSNGASTATIINLAAGIYTVTVTDGSGCTQSTSATIIEPSALSCICNASVTNVSCFGGSNGSVTAQPIGGTPPYGFVWSNGALTQTINNLTAGTYTVTITDANGCTKVGTATVTQPSQLFVFVNGTNPACNGANSGSATAIAIGGAAPYSYSWNTVPVKTTAIATGLGVGTYTVTITDANGCTATASVTLTAPPSLNVTSKKTNVSCHGGSNGTITVVPTGGTAPYSYLWSNGKTTKFVIGLAAGTYTVTVTDAGGCTKTLSVVITQPSALLALYTVTNVSCNGGSNGAIDLSVTGGTPGYTYLWSTGATTQDITGVMAGMYNVTIKDKRGCISNAMVVITQANAMIVSITPKNPKCNGAANGQATASVSGGVTPYSYSWSSGQTTASATGLAAGTYTVTITDANGCTKTQSVTLTQPAVLSCSANVLQTITCNGGLGKIGVTVTGGTPGYTYTWNTVPVATTAIVNNVGAGTYTVIVKDKNNCTTSCSVTLSQPAAITCDPLTITAVSCNGGNDGTATVSGVTGGTGPYTYLWNTSVAQTTATATGLSAGTYTVTITDANGCTKTASVVVTQPTGIMAAFTTTQPTCQTGIGTATVTASGGTMPYSYLWSDGQTTATAVNLPAGTYSVTVTDANGCTAQLTGIIINQGSTITANPLTGVNVLCNGGNNGSATISGITGGTAPYSISWNTVPGQGTMTATGLTAGTYTVTVTDAQGCIYTASIEITEPLTPVTASIPTVVPITCTGGGTASATAQGAGGTPAYTYLWSDGQTGATATGLVPGGYIVTVTDANGCTATASLTITAPGSLVLNISGTNVLCNGGTSGTATVVASVGPSPYAYLWSNGQTDATATGLAAGTYTVTVTDDAGCTASIDIEIDEPSAMITTTSQTNVNCNGASTGSATVNVIGGTPGYTYSWSNGQSNASATGLAAGTYTVTVTDANACTTQTSVTITEPTVLVIAPSQVDIACNGANTGSATAAISGGTAPYNYLWSNGQMGATATGLTAGTYTVTVTDYKGCTTTMSYTILNSTSIVVNPTQTPILCNGGTSVLLVSPTGGTGPYTYSWSQDPGNTTNTATVPAGVYYVTITDSLGCSVTYCFVVNQPAAVQCAISSTGVSCNGGSTGTATANAIGGTAPYTYSWSNSASTGSISGLASGTYTVTVTDANGCSSTCSIVIVEPMALSVGTSNTNVTCNNPTGTAVAVVGGGTPPYTYSWSNGATTSAITGLAAGTYTVTINDANGCGPITATAVINAPTPVTCTASVTQNVSCSGYHDGQATVVPAGGNGVYNVIWNTAPAQTTLTATGLGAGTYQVTVFDGDGCSSVCTVIVTEPSPLIYSFTTGGPVCQGGNNGTATITPVGGTPFTIGNAYIYLWSNGQTTQTASGLSAGAVYVTVTDSMGCNVQVAIIMSQSAALNCNTVCTPTACGQAIGTATVNVFGGTPPYVYQWSNGGTNAINTGLTAGVYTVLITDNQGCTTSCTAFVGQPASIQFTLSAVNPLCNGGNGTLSITNLNGGSAPYTYAWSNSMTTTSITAGAGIYAVTVTDSSGCTASLSGTITQPALLEATATAVNVSCNGMMDGSISIAVTGGTAPYSYAWNTGASLSYIVNTGAGMYTVTVTDANGCTVTASGEIIEPAVLDTISTSSVNSTCGLCNGEGTVNVTGGTMPYSYLWSSGQTGQTATGLCPGNNFVTVTDANGCVISVCVKVTDNGGFTASLNSPTYAGGYNIRCNGGLDGSINLTTNPLGTYTYTWSTGATTEDLMGIGVGIYTVTVSNGTCTQTVSITLTQPAALAVTASGTNASCNGNSNGTATATVSGGTMPYGYMWSNGQTTQTATGLMGGIYTVTVTDANGCTATASYEVTAPASGLNITETHVNPACNGGSNGSINITVTGGSAPYTYIWTGGATTEDRTGLPAGPHTVTVTDANGCTITLCVVLTQPNAIVLSQSCTNTTCNNGSNGASSVAAAGGSAPYTYVWNTFATSSSISNLPPGTYTVTVTDANGCSNSSSCVITAPTSIVVVVDSTSNVTNYGGNNGAAYISVSGGGGTYTYQWNTIPVRTTQDVIGLTAGTFQVTVTDASGCLTQATVTITQPPFLCSNGTPFHTEFPNPGTYGNAVGWTTPAAGNNIGTYLTNHFPAAFPASLVVGGGCGGSKTLTLSSSTAVRNFLTGQPATGGALQLSSNLNNPTSGSFNSSFAALVVSLKLSVVFDAYDPNFAPVPTVTLGDLIYGTAPFAGMTVTQVLNEANKKLGACSSPYTSAQCSTAVWNILRAWAGGIQGSTSSMLTCPAPPKITSDIVSTTGMVTIYPNPGEGMVNMNFEATEDGTVRVTVYDNIGRVVFNLEEAAFAGNNTRLYNMTQFAAGMYLVNVQLNGMTETVRFIKK; the protein is encoded by the coding sequence ATGCAAACCGGCCTAACGGCAGGAACATGGACGTTAACCATTACCGATGCCATGGGATGCATGACAATCGGTTCGGTAACAATTAGCCAACCATCGGCACCACTGGCATTAAGTGGCGTAGTAACCAATGTAGGATGTAACGGAGGCAACACCGGAGCTGTTAACCTGACCATATCAGGTGGCACAGCGGGCTATACAGTATTATGGAGCACCGGAGCCACAACCGAAGACATCAGTGGTTTATCAGCGGGAACCTATACGGTAACTGTTACTGATGCTAATGGATGTACGGTAAGCACCAATACGACCTACACCGTAGGACAGTCAGCCGCTATAGCCCTCAGCCTTGCAACCAACAATGTGAGTTGTAATGGAGGAGGCAATGGCAGTATAACCGCCACAGCTACCGGAGGTAGTGGAGCATATAGCTATAGTTGGAGCAATGGAGCTAGTACGGCCACCATCATCAATCTGGCAGCCGGTATTTATACAGTAACGGTAACAGATGGAAGTGGATGTACACAGAGTACAAGTGCCACCATCATAGAGCCAAGCGCCTTAAGTTGCATTTGCAATGCAAGTGTAACCAATGTAAGCTGCTTTGGTGGCAGCAATGGCAGTGTAACAGCACAACCCATAGGCGGTACCCCACCTTATGGATTTGTATGGAGCAATGGCGCATTAACACAAACGATCAACAATTTAACAGCAGGAACGTATACCGTAACCATAACGGATGCCAACGGCTGTACCAAAGTGGGCACGGCCACGGTAACGCAGCCATCACAATTATTTGTGTTTGTTAACGGTACCAATCCGGCATGTAACGGAGCTAACAGCGGATCGGCAACGGCCATCGCCATAGGAGGTGCAGCACCATACAGCTATAGCTGGAACACGGTACCAGTAAAGACCACAGCCATCGCAACCGGCTTAGGCGTAGGAACGTATACAGTTACCATAACGGATGCCAACGGATGTACGGCAACCGCGAGCGTGACTTTAACAGCGCCACCGTCCTTGAATGTAACGAGCAAGAAGACCAATGTAAGCTGCCATGGCGGTAGCAACGGAACCATAACGGTAGTACCAACAGGTGGAACAGCACCATATAGTTACTTATGGAGCAATGGAAAAACAACGAAGTTTGTAATAGGCCTTGCAGCAGGAACGTATACCGTAACAGTAACAGATGCAGGAGGATGTACCAAGACATTGAGCGTAGTAATTACCCAACCAAGTGCCTTGTTGGCTTTGTATACTGTAACCAATGTAAGTTGTAATGGTGGCAGCAATGGCGCCATCGACTTAAGCGTAACAGGAGGCACCCCGGGCTATACCTACTTATGGAGCACAGGAGCCACGACACAGGATATTACGGGAGTAATGGCAGGCATGTATAATGTGACCATAAAGGATAAGCGCGGATGTATAAGCAATGCGATGGTTGTAATAACCCAGGCCAATGCAATGATTGTAAGCATCACACCAAAGAATCCAAAATGTAATGGAGCGGCAAACGGACAGGCAACGGCAAGCGTTTCGGGAGGTGTAACACCATATAGCTATTCATGGAGCAGCGGTCAAACCACCGCCTCAGCTACTGGCCTAGCGGCAGGAACCTATACCGTAACCATAACTGATGCCAACGGATGTACCAAGACACAGAGTGTAACGTTAACACAGCCAGCAGTATTAAGTTGCAGTGCAAACGTATTGCAAACGATAACATGTAATGGAGGTCTTGGCAAGATAGGCGTAACTGTAACAGGCGGCACGCCAGGTTACACATATACCTGGAATACCGTACCGGTAGCCACTACCGCGATAGTAAACAATGTAGGAGCAGGCACGTATACGGTGATCGTAAAAGACAAGAACAACTGTACAACCAGTTGCAGTGTGACGTTAAGTCAGCCGGCAGCCATAACCTGCGATCCATTGACCATCACAGCGGTAAGTTGTAATGGAGGTAACGATGGAACAGCTACTGTTTCAGGAGTAACAGGAGGCACCGGCCCATATACTTACTTGTGGAATACCAGTGTTGCCCAAACTACAGCAACAGCTACAGGATTAAGTGCAGGTACTTATACCGTAACCATAACTGATGCCAATGGATGCACCAAGACCGCAAGTGTGGTTGTGACTCAGCCTACAGGAATAATGGCAGCGTTTACCACAACCCAACCTACGTGTCAAACGGGAATAGGCACCGCCACAGTAACAGCAAGCGGAGGCACCATGCCTTACAGCTATTTGTGGAGTGATGGTCAAACAACAGCCACCGCTGTTAACTTGCCAGCAGGTACCTACAGTGTAACAGTAACGGATGCCAATGGATGTACCGCACAACTTACAGGAATTATCATTAATCAGGGCAGCACGATAACAGCCAATCCATTAACAGGAGTAAATGTATTATGTAATGGAGGTAATAACGGCAGCGCAACTATTAGCGGCATTACCGGAGGTACAGCACCTTACAGCATCAGTTGGAATACGGTACCAGGCCAGGGCACGATGACCGCCACGGGCTTAACGGCTGGGACCTATACAGTAACCGTTACTGATGCACAAGGATGTATATATACGGCAAGTATAGAAATTACAGAACCACTAACCCCTGTAACTGCAAGTATCCCTACTGTTGTACCAATCACCTGTACAGGTGGTGGCACAGCAAGTGCTACGGCACAGGGAGCAGGAGGCACTCCGGCTTACACATACCTTTGGAGTGACGGACAAACAGGTGCAACCGCCACAGGACTTGTGCCTGGCGGATATATCGTAACAGTAACAGACGCTAATGGATGCACAGCTACAGCCAGTTTAACCATAACAGCACCGGGTAGTCTGGTATTAAATATTAGTGGAACAAATGTATTATGTAATGGAGGCACAAGCGGCACGGCAACCGTGGTAGCAAGTGTTGGTCCATCCCCTTATGCATATTTATGGAGCAATGGACAAACTGATGCTACGGCCACCGGCCTTGCAGCAGGAACATATACCGTAACGGTAACAGATGACGCAGGCTGTACAGCTTCGATTGATATTGAAATAGATGAGCCAAGTGCAATGATTACGACTACTTCACAAACGAATGTAAATTGCAATGGTGCAAGTACCGGTAGCGCCACAGTAAATGTAATTGGAGGAACACCGGGCTATACCTATAGTTGGAGTAATGGTCAATCTAATGCATCAGCAACTGGTTTGGCAGCAGGTACTTACACGGTAACTGTAACAGATGCAAATGCATGTACTACCCAAACAAGTGTCACCATAACCGAACCAACAGTTTTGGTTATTGCGCCAAGTCAGGTTGACATTGCTTGTAACGGAGCCAATACAGGAAGCGCAACTGCAGCAATAAGCGGAGGAACCGCCCCTTATAACTACCTATGGAGCAATGGTCAGATGGGTGCAACCGCTACCGGTTTAACAGCCGGTACATATACTGTAACCGTAACGGATTACAAAGGTTGTACTACCACCATGAGCTATACGATACTAAACTCTACAAGTATTGTAGTAAACCCAACGCAGACACCTATTTTATGTAACGGTGGTACAAGTGTATTGCTTGTGAGCCCAACAGGCGGAACAGGCCCATATACTTATAGCTGGAGTCAGGATCCAGGCAATACTACCAATACGGCTACGGTACCTGCAGGCGTTTATTATGTAACCATAACAGATAGTTTGGGTTGTAGTGTAACGTATTGCTTTGTAGTAAATCAACCTGCAGCAGTACAATGTGCAATTAGCAGTACAGGAGTAAGTTGTAACGGTGGAAGTACCGGTACGGCAACTGCCAATGCAATAGGCGGTACCGCTCCATATACCTACAGTTGGAGCAACAGCGCATCTACTGGCAGCATTAGTGGATTAGCATCAGGCACATATACTGTGACTGTGACAGATGCTAATGGATGTAGCAGCACTTGCAGCATCGTTATTGTTGAGCCAATGGCATTAAGTGTAGGCACCAGCAATACAAATGTAACCTGTAACAATCCAACCGGCACCGCAGTAGCGGTAGTAGGAGGTGGAACACCACCTTATACCTATAGCTGGAGCAATGGAGCAACTACGAGTGCCATCACCGGTCTTGCAGCAGGAACGTATACGGTTACTATAAATGATGCAAATGGTTGCGGACCAATAACTGCAACGGCAGTTATTAATGCTCCAACACCAGTTACATGTACAGCCAGTGTAACACAAAATGTAAGTTGCAGTGGTTATCATGATGGGCAAGCTACGGTAGTACCCGCAGGCGGAAATGGAGTATATAATGTAATTTGGAACACAGCTCCTGCACAAACTACGCTAACGGCTACAGGACTTGGAGCAGGAACATATCAAGTAACAGTATTTGATGGTGATGGTTGTAGCAGTGTTTGTACAGTCATAGTAACTGAGCCAAGCCCATTGATTTATAGCTTTACTACAGGAGGTCCTGTGTGTCAGGGTGGAAACAATGGAACAGCAACCATAACTCCGGTAGGAGGTACGCCATTCACCATTGGCAATGCATATATTTACTTATGGAGCAATGGCCAAACTACTCAGACTGCAAGCGGCTTGAGTGCAGGGGCAGTGTATGTTACCGTAACTGATAGTATGGGTTGTAACGTTCAGGTTGCCATTATCATGTCACAAAGTGCAGCACTTAATTGCAACACAGTTTGCACGCCTACTGCTTGCGGACAGGCAATAGGAACTGCAACAGTTAATGTATTTGGAGGCACACCACCGTATGTATACCAATGGAGTAATGGAGGAACCAACGCAATTAATACAGGCTTAACAGCAGGTGTTTATACTGTTTTAATTACCGATAATCAAGGATGTACTACTTCTTGTACAGCGTTTGTTGGTCAACCGGCATCCATACAGTTTACCTTGAGTGCAGTTAATCCATTATGCAACGGAGGAAATGGAACGTTATCAATCACTAATCTGAATGGTGGCAGTGCTCCTTACACCTATGCTTGGAGTAATAGTATGACTACTACTTCGATTACGGCCGGTGCAGGAATCTATGCTGTAACTGTAACTGACAGCAGTGGATGTACAGCAAGCTTAAGCGGAACGATAACTCAGCCAGCCTTATTAGAAGCTACAGCTACAGCAGTAAATGTAAGTTGTAATGGAATGATGGATGGCAGCATAAGCATAGCAGTGACCGGAGGAACAGCGCCATACAGTTATGCATGGAACACAGGAGCAAGCTTAAGCTATATTGTAAATACCGGAGCAGGAATGTATACCGTAACGGTAACCGATGCTAATGGATGTACCGTAACCGCATCAGGAGAGATAATAGAACCGGCAGTACTGGATACAATAAGCACTTCGAGCGTTAACTCAACTTGCGGATTGTGCAATGGCGAAGGAACGGTAAATGTTACGGGAGGAACAATGCCATACAGTTACTTGTGGAGCAGCGGTCAGACTGGCCAAACTGCTACCGGCTTATGTCCAGGTAATAACTTTGTAACTGTAACTGATGCCAACGGATGTGTAATAAGCGTATGTGTGAAGGTTACAGATAACGGTGGCTTTACCGCTAGTTTGAATAGCCCAACCTATGCAGGCGGATATAACATCCGTTGTAATGGAGGTTTGGATGGTAGCATTAACCTGACCACCAATCCACTAGGCACTTACACGTATACATGGAGTACCGGAGCAACAACTGAAGACTTGATGGGTATTGGAGTAGGTATCTATACAGTAACAGTAAGTAATGGAACATGTACACAAACAGTAAGTATTACCTTAACGCAGCCTGCAGCATTAGCTGTAACTGCTAGTGGTACCAATGCAAGTTGTAATGGAAATAGCAATGGTACTGCAACGGCTACGGTAAGTGGCGGAACTATGCCATACGGTTATATGTGGAGTAACGGTCAAACTACTCAAACAGCAACAGGCTTGATGGGTGGAATATATACGGTGACCGTAACAGACGCGAACGGATGTACTGCCACGGCAAGCTATGAAGTTACAGCTCCGGCAAGCGGACTTAACATTACCGAAACGCATGTAAATCCAGCTTGCAACGGTGGCAGCAATGGTAGTATTAACATTACCGTAACCGGAGGTTCGGCCCCATATACTTACATATGGACAGGCGGAGCTACTACCGAAGACCGCACTGGCCTGCCAGCAGGACCACATACCGTAACGGTTACAGATGCCAATGGATGTACCATCACCTTATGTGTAGTGTTAACGCAACCTAACGCTATCGTATTGAGCCAAAGCTGTACTAATACTACTTGCAATAATGGAAGCAACGGTGCATCAAGTGTAGCCGCAGCAGGTGGAAGTGCGCCATACACTTATGTGTGGAATACTTTTGCTACAAGCAGTAGCATTAGCAACTTGCCTCCGGGTACGTATACCGTAACGGTAACAGATGCAAACGGTTGCAGTAACAGCAGCAGTTGTGTAATAACAGCACCAACGTCAATTGTTGTAGTTGTTGATAGCACAAGCAATGTAACCAACTATGGAGGTAACAATGGAGCAGCATACATTAGCGTAAGCGGTGGAGGCGGTACTTACACGTATCAGTGGAATACCATACCAGTAAGGACCACTCAAGATGTAATCGGATTAACCGCAGGAACATTCCAGGTAACGGTAACGGATGCAAGTGGATGCTTAACCCAAGCAACAGTAACGATTACTCAGCCACCTTTCTTGTGTAGCAATGGTACACCATTCCATACTGAGTTCCCGAATCCTGGTACATATGGAAATGCAGTAGGTTGGACAACACCGGCCGCAGGCAATAACATAGGTACTTACCTGACTAACCATTTCCCGGCCGCATTCCCGGCTAGTTTGGTTGTAGGTGGCGGTTGCGGTGGAAGCAAGACTCTTACCTTAAGCAGCTCTACGGCAGTGCGCAATTTCTTAACCGGTCAACCTGCAACAGGTGGTGCATTACAGTTAAGCTCTAACCTGAACAACCCAACAAGTGGCTCGTTTAACAGTTCGTTTGCAGCATTGGTAGTGAGCTTGAAACTAAGTGTGGTATTTGATGCATACGATCCGAACTTTGCGCCTGTGCCAACAGTAACATTAGGTGACCTAATATATGGTACAGCGCCATTTGCTGGTATGACTGTAACGCAAGTATTAAACGAAGCTAATAAGAAACTTGGTGCATGTTCAAGTCCTTATACATCTGCGCAGTGTAGTACAGCGGTATGGAATATATTGAGAGCATGGGCCGGTGGTATACAAGGTAGCACTTCAAGTATGTTAACTTGCCCTGCACCTCCAAAGATTACCAGCGACATCGTAAGCACTACCGGTATGGTAACTATTTATCCTAATCCAGGAGAAGGAATGGTGAATATGAACTTTGAAGCGACTGAAGATGGTACAGTACGCGTAACTGTGTATGATAACATTGGCCGAGTGGTATTTAATTTAGAGGAAGCAGCCTTTGCAGGTAATAACACACGTTTGTATAACATGACTCAGTTTGCAGCCGGAATGTATCTAGTAAACGTTCAGTTGAATGGTATGACTGAAACTGTAAGGTTTATTAAGAAGTAG